The DNA segment CCTGATGCCTTCCCTGATGGACATTCTAAAATAGCCTTGCGGATTTGGCGGGGACACACAGTCGCGTTGGGGTCAGGATGCAAACTTCgaaatttttgtttaaacttccGCGGAGACATATTCATGCCACTCTCCGTCAAATTCTGTTTTATTAATAGgcgtatatattttttcaaagtaatGGCCCCATTCTTGCGTAAGTTGTAGGCGATCACAAACTACAGAACCGTTAAAGTTTATACCCGCCCCAAGGCGGTTAACATTACAACGCCGTCTCCTTATTAATTTCCAAAAGCGTTTTTGGTCGCGTTCAGCTGCATTGTCAAGTTCCATATCAAGTGTCGTTAAAAAGGTGTTTACAGATTTTCCGTGAAGTCTTCGAAACCGCCGTTTGGCGTTTTTATAGTCAGCACAGTATTTGTTATTACGACTTCTAGGGCTTCCTTCACTACACCACTTGACACGGCCCTGTGCTACAAAGAATACGCGAAAAATTTCCagtttcatgtgtttttttggAAACTTCCCAAAATTGCCAATATAAACCCTTTTTAGAATTCAACACGCCCGTTTTGACAACAGCTGTTGCCAGGTAGACCAATTGGTATACTTTTATGTGTATTTACATAACTTTCATGTTCAGAGGTCAGCTGCATGGACAGCCTACGGTTCCTGGCGGTTGGGGACTGGGGCGGGATCCCTTTCTGGCCCTACGACACCCCTATAGAGACTAAAGTAGCTAAACAGATGGCCAAAGTCTCCGAGATGTACCAATCCAGTTTCAACCTCGCCCTAGGGGACAACTTCTACTCCAACGGGGTCACTGATGTAGATGACAAGAGGTTTAAGGTCCACACATACTGTTATTCTGTTGTTAATTATATGCAGTATGCATCATACAGTTTGCGTATACACtaaattacattgttttcaacGCATCTTGAtcagtataaaataatataacggTATCGGGATGCAcgcattattattttcaatagaAATGATCGTAAAGATGAGACGAGTGTATTGGTTAGgatatgttttaaagttgttgttttttaaaacagatagGTACTTAACTatgaatatactatttatacaaatatgtcaaaatattaactgagtatACCTTGTTAGATTTTTTTAACACGTTTATAgatgtatatattcataatttgttGCCAGGAAACTTTTGAGGACGTATATCACTATGATTCCCTGATGAATCCCTGGTACATCGTGGCCGGAAATCATGATCATTATGGTAACGCTTCTGCCCAGATAGCTTATACCAAAAGGTCAGAGCGTTGGTGAGTGAATCGGAGGCTGCTGTAGCTATTTATTTTAACACGTTCTTGAAGTAATGACTGATGTCGGATTGAGATGCCGCGAGATTTTGCTCCTTGTGGTCCGTCTCAGCCAGCCGCCGTAACTTCTTGGAGGAGATACTGACACCTGCATAGAAACTGTCACAATATTAACACATCTGAATGCTTCTTGAACCACATACAGAATTAAAACTGAagtatgttttacaaacaaaacgGGGAGTGAAAATCTCTCGATCATTGAAATCTGCTGAATATTACATATAGATAACCAAACTATTTGGTACTgacacacaatatatatataaatttaaccAAAGTGAATAATACATCTGCAgttggaacattttttttcaggaacTTCCCAAATTCTGGAGGGGGAGTTGCCGACATATGCTTGAAGCGGTGCTGCTGTGTGGTAACACTAACGATGACGTTATATGATCTACTTTTTCAGGAACTTCCCAGACTACTACTACTCCCTAAATTTCAAGATCCCTGGAGGGGACGGGGTTAAATTTAACCAAAGTGAATAATACATCTGCAgttggaacattttttttcaggaacTTCCCGAATTCTGGAGGGGGAGTTGCCGACATATGCTTGAAGCGGTGCTGCTGTGTGGTAACACTAACGATGACGTTATATGATCTACTTTTTCAGGAACTTCCCAGACTACTACTACTCCCTAAATTTCAAGATCCCTGGAGGGGACGGGGTCGACATTATCATGATTGATACAGTGCTACTGTGTGGTAACACCGACCATGACATTGTCGGAGATCAACCACATGGCCCCGAGAATGTCAAGGTCGCCGAGGATCATTGGGCGTGGTTGGATACACAGCTGAAGTCGTCTAAGTAGGATATGACACAAGCATGGTTAATTTCAATTGCCTAAATTATTAGGCTGATGTTTTCAACTATCATTTCTATACATTGTTGTTCTAGACAAGATTTATATGCGCCTTTTCACAATATGTCAATAAagtataatgattttaaatgaatagGGAAGGCATCATTATTATAGTGCAGGTAATGAATTAATtactaaacatatttaaatgttttaaaaaaagttttaaacacGATGCCCACATCATGAATGTGCAGCCCTGAATAAAATACATCTTGCTAAATTAAGTTCTTGCAACGATTTAAAGGAACACGACCATGACTGTTTCAGAGCCGAATACCTGTTAGTTGCTGGTCATTTTCCGGTCTACTCTATAGCGGAACACGGACCTACAAAGTGTCTTACAAATAGGCTTAAACCCATGTTGTACAAATATAACGTGACTGCCTACTTCTGTGGACACGACCATAACCTCCAGGTAACTTACTTTTGTactaatttattaaataaggtTTTTAGATTATGTTGTACCAATGGGCCGTCATGCAGTAGGGATTCGTCAACGATTCGTCTGCACATCAAAAGACAGGGTCACACTTCTAGGCGATGGCCTTGTTTTTCGCGTTTGGACTACATAACTTTGCCATGCAAAAAgagattttaaacaaattggCACAAAAATTGTTCATGCCAAGGCGATGTGTCGCGTACAAGACTCTGGTCTGTGcatcaaagatcaaggtcaacCCTAAAGATCGTTGGTTAAAATGCCTGTATTTTGGCTTATCCAGGCTATAACTTTGTCATGCATTGGAGGATTTTAAATTACGTTTGTGGaaaaaaggtcaaggttgcatTTAAGGGCCAATTGTCGAAAGTCCGTGTATTTTGGCTTATCCGTCCTGTATTTTGGCCATACATaagataattttgaaataatttggcacaaatgttcatcATGACTAGAAAATGTGCCGCATATAAGAGCCATTATATATAggtcataggtcaaggtcacactttagGATCATTGGGCAAAGTGTCTTGTATTTTGGATTGTTCCAGCTGTAACTTGGCCATGGATTGGGGGACTACATTCCTGTCCGTaggttaaaggtcatggtcacacaTAAAGGTCATATTGGTAAAAAATCCTTCTTTCTTATCATGCAAGAATGTTACTTAGTCATGAATTTGAGGAATTCGGAATAACTTGGCTCACATTTTCACCATGACATGACTGTGTGTCATCAGCAACACTCATGTTCGTATGTTATAAATCGAGGTAACATTAAACGTCAAAATGGGTCATATAAGAGTTTTCCCTCTCCATTTGTATTCTTATCCATCACCTATTTAATTTTCCCAAAATTCCTTCtctttttgcaaaaatattaaaaatctcgttttcgtcgcattgcggtgTTTCTAGTTTTAGCTTAGTTTTGTACAGACAACTAAGCATATATAAACCACACCGAGATCCATTATCACAAACATACAGACGTGAACCATCGAGTCCCATTATCACAAACATACAGGCGGAACCATCGAGTCCCATTATCACAAACATACAGACGTGAACCATCGAGTCCCATTATCACAAATATACAAGCGTGAACCATCGAGTCCCATTATCACAAACATACAGGCGGAACCATCGAGTCCCATTATCACAAACATACAAGCGTGAACCATCGAGTCCCATTATCACAAACATACAAGCGTGAACCATCGAGTCCCATTATCACAAACATACAAGCGTGAACCATCGAGTCCCATTATCACAAACATACAGACGTGAACCATCGAGTCCCATTATCACAAACATACAGGCGGAACCATCGAGTCCCATTATCACAAACATACAGACGTGAACCATCGAGTCCCATTATCACAAACATACAGGCGGAACCATCGAGTCCcattaacacaaacatacaagcGTGAACCATCGAGTCCCATTATCACAAACATACAAGCGTGAACCATCGAGTCCCATTATCACAAACATACAGACGTGAACCATCGAGTCCCATTATCACAAACGTACAGACGTGAACCATCGAGTCCCATtatcacaaacatacaaacGTGAACCATCGAGTCCCATtatcacaaacatacaaacGTGAACCATCGAGTCCCATTATCACAAACGTACAGACGTGAACCATCGAGTCCCATTATCACAAACATACAGACGTGAACCATCGATTCCCATTATCACAAACGTACAGACGTGAACCATCGATTCCCATTATCACGAACATACAAACGTGAACCATCGAGTCCCATTATCACAAACGTACAAACGTGAACCATCGAGTCCCATTATCACAAACATACAGGCGGAACCATTGAGTCCCATTATCACAAACATACAGGCGAAATCTTATCGAGTCCCATTATTACAAACGTACAGACATGAACCATCGAGTCCCATTATCACAAACATACCGACGTGAACCATCGAGTCCAATTATCACAAACATACAGACGTGAACCATCGAGTCCCATTATCACAAACATACAGGCGAAATCTTATCGAGTCCCATTATCACAAACATACAGGCGGAACCATCGAGTCACATTATCACAAACATACAGGCGAAACCATCGAGTCctatttttacaaacatgcaggCGTGAACCACACTTACTTATTGTACATGCCGTGTGCTTTATTACTAGAATTCTGGGAATTTAAACTAATATTacatacttgtttattttatctataGCATATAAGTAGCTCGGAGAGCGGGTGGACGGTCGACTACTTTGTTAGTGGGGCCGGAAATATCGTGGAAGACAACAAAAGTCACGAACGGGATATTCCCGCCGGAAGTCTCAAGTTTTTCTGGGCGAAGCTTATTGATCTCGGAGGCTTTGCCGTCGTGGAGGCTACGTCTAAGAATATGACAATGAGCTTTGTAGATGGCTTTGGCAGCACACTGTACTCTTACACGATGTATTCTAGAAAGAGTTGAAAGAGTATTCTGAATACCAGAGTACCTGTTGCTTCGAATATGAACTATTTTCAGAAGTGTTCTTGTTTTCAGGTAACATTCAATACTAATTATTATAAACACGTTAGAATTGTGCCCCACTGGAACCTTTTTATTGATCAATGACAGATCTTCATTGTCTGACCATAAATCATTATCCCACAAAACGGTGGgtagacctttataaactcaacaacaacaacaacaacaagggTTAGTGTAAGCCTTCagagcacagtggatacaacactgaactgcaattttagcgacaccggttcgaacccggtctccgactcgattttttttttacatttttggatttgtttttacaattataatatcaaagcgtaaaacattttatcaacaatgataattgtcctgaaattcgttacagaaaaacacttttttggcGCCAATCTGGTACGTGTATGTATTTGCTGTTATATGTTATGTAGTTATCGTATTccataaaataatcaaagtgctgaaagcactgatggactagggcttcattttaggggaatgttgataaccatgttctaagcattaaacaaatcggctcacattacaaggggtcactgtttaatgggctagcttaaactttagactaaaactgcttgcaagctgcaaaggaaattttaaaagtgtgggtagagggaggggggtgggggctaaagtgtttaatcagataaagtcatagttcttttgaaaatctcaaTGTCGTTAGATCAGacctaaacaaattaatttacgtggttggcgtatgttaaccaaagtacacatacttgtttaatttgatcaaatcattttatatcaaaggtttgttatttgcagtttcagagaagattttcaatgatgtaattatatcctatatagaaaacctgtcacctcttt comes from the Mya arenaria isolate MELC-2E11 chromosome 13, ASM2691426v1 genome and includes:
- the LOC128213098 gene encoding tartrate-resistant acid phosphatase type 5-like — its product is MIRFMFMCIFLREVSCMDSLRFLAVGDWGGIPFWPYDTPIETKVAKQMAKVSEMYQSSFNLALGDNFYSNGVTDVDDKRFKETFEDVYHYDSLMNPWYIVAGNHDHYGNASAQIAYTKRSERWNFPDYYYSLNFKIPGGDGVDIIMIDTVLLCGNTDHDIVGDQPHGPENVKVAEDHWAWLDTQLKSSKAEYLLVAGHFPVYSIAEHGPTKCLTNRLKPMLYKYNVTAYFCGHDHNLQHISSSESGWTVDYFVSGAGNIVEDNKSHERDIPAGSLKFFWAKLIDLGGFAVVEATSKNMTMSFVDGFGSTLYSYTMYSRKS